The Antedon mediterranea chromosome 7, ecAntMedi1.1, whole genome shotgun sequence genome has a segment encoding these proteins:
- the LOC140054300 gene encoding aminopeptidase N-like, producing the protein MEHLETKVSGEKKSVVFVSYRTAICACVACGCLILFVGLLCGLLPKNCDDIGNNEPIFATNPATQPNEKTTSPQGSTQQKDDAIWNYYRLPRDLIPSHYDLHVRTDLVNFIFEGSVTITFTCESKTNYILLHSKQLAIDRNTAIVIESNGGNVLKIVDLRFYPVNEYLLVELTDNMMVGREYNLTLSFNGNLTDSLNGYYRSSYTTSQQEKRWLSLTFFAPTYARMAFPCFDEPDMKAAFTISLEHRDSLVAISNMPLSSPVVDYGSGWLVSHFQTSVPMSTYLVCYVVCDFEKKEKNTTNNVLIRVWARPDAIDSVNYALEKGADILDFYDDYFGTKFPLPKMDMIAIPDFAAGAMENWGLITYRETTLLYLPGVSSAYNKQRVCAVVSHELAHQWFGNLVTLKWWDDTWLNEGFASFVEYSGVEHVEPTWQMQDQFLESDIHPVFKVDALETSRPISIEVRTTAEINQMFDTISYNKGSSVIRMCQFFLGEDTFKKGLKNYLSAFAYSNAENNDLWLYLTAAAKEDGKDIDVKTVMETWIDQMGFPSVNVTRSYNGDDTFTATQHHFRIDPVANFTTHYPDLGYVWWVPLTYTTATERQFINPNQLWMDPSVEKEMATIPGIDLDEWILVNINHHNYYRVNYDTKNWEMLSNQLTTNHTVLPQSTRSAIINDAFNLARAGEVSQVTALDLTKYLTNEMDYIPWTTVSDVMGYIDLMLCRSKAYGDFKKYMGKQVTPFYDYVGWDAAGLPHVAQLSQATALSLACGYGNEECKNIAINLYAEWMQNSSNNVIPVNLKYTVYCTAIAAGDQEEWYFAWNQFQTSLVSSERSTLLGALACSQEPWILNTYLNYCLDPDKIKSQDVTSVVSSVAGNTIGSSLAWDFFQANWDFFRKTYGDNVFNLASMVTSVTTHFNTDFELNELEEFMKENPDQGTAANAFSKSVSQTKANIRWMNSYLEEVFDWLQTI; encoded by the exons ATGGAACATCTAGAGACAAAAGTGAGTGGTGAGAAGAAGAGTGTGGTATTTGTGAGTTACAGAACTGCTATCTGTGCCTGTGTTGCATGTGGATGTTTAATACTATTTGTAGGATTGCTGTGTGGATTATTACCAAAGAACTGTGATGATATAGG AAACAATGAACCAATATTTGCAACCAACCCAGCCACTCAGCCAAACGAGAAAACAACGTCACCACAAGGATCAACGCAACAAAAAGATGACGCAATTTGGAATTATTATCGTCTTCCGCGGGATTTAATTCCGTCGCACTATGACTTACATGTGCGAACAGACTTGGTAAACTTTATTTTTGAAGGGTCCGTTACGATAACTTTTACGTGCGAAAGTAAAACAAACTATATTTTGTTGCACAGTAAACAGTTGGCGATTGATAGAAATACTGCGATTGTAATTGAATCTAATGGTGGGAATGTGCTTAAAATTGTTGATCTTCGATTTTACCCAGTTAACGAGTATTTACTGGTTGAGTTAACTGATAACATGATGGTTGGCCGAGAGTATAACTTAACGTTGTCTTTCAACGGTAACTTGACAGATTCACTGAATGGGTATTATAGAAGTTCATACACAACTAGTCAACAAGAAAAAAG GTGGCTCTCCTTAACATTCTTCGCACCAACATATGCACGTATGGCATTTCCATGCTTTGACGAACCTGACATGAAAGCGGCATTCACGATTAGCCTAGAGCATAGAGACTCCCTTGTTGCTATTTCTAACATGCCGCTTTCGTCGCCGGTTGTGGATTACGGATCTGGATGGCTAGTTTCTCATTTTCAAACGAGTGTGCCGATGTCTACCTATCTTGTCTGTTATGTAGTCTGTGATTTTGAAAAGAAGGAAAAGAATACTACTAATAACGTATTG atACGAGTGTGGGCTAGACCAGATGCAATTGATTCAGTGAACTATGCGTTGGAGAAAGGAGCTGATATCCTCGATTTTTATGACGACTACTTTGGCACAAAGTTTCCACTTCCAAAGATGG ACATGATTGCGATTCCAGATTTTGCAGCAGGGGCTATGGAAAACTGGGGGTTAATCACATACAGGGAGACGACACTGCTGTACCTGCCTGGCGTTTCCTCGGCATATAACAAGCAACGTGTGTGCGCTGTTGTCTCACATGAACTGGCTCATCAG tggtTTGGAAACCTGGTAACATTGAAATGGTGGGATGATACATGGTTGAATGAGGGGTTTGCCAGCTTTGTGGAATATAGCGGCGTGGAACATGTAGAACCAACTTGGCAAATG CAAGATCAGTTTCTGGAGAGTGATATTCATCCGGTGTTCAAAGTAGATGCTTTAGAGACATCTAGACCAATCTCAATTGAAGTACGCACAACGGCTGAGATTAACCAAATGTTTGATACAATCTCATACAACAAG GGGTCATCCGTCATTCGAATGTGCCAGTTTTTCTTGGGTGAAGACACTTTCAAGAAAGGATTAAAg AACTATTTATCCGCTTTTGCTTACAGTAATGCAGAAAACAATGACCTGTGGTTATATTTAACGGCC GCTGCAAAGGAAGACGGCAAAGACATTGACGTGAAAACCGTGATGGAAACGTGGATCGACCAAATGGGATTTCCGAGTGTAAACGTCACTAGATCTTACAACGGCGATGATACGTTCACAGCGACGCAACATCACTTCCGTATTGACCCTGTCGCAAACTTCACAACACATTATCCAGATCTAGG ataTGTATGGTGGGTTCCTTTGACGTACACTACTGCAACTGAGAGACAATTTATCAACCCAAATCAGTTATGGATGGATCCCTCAGTTGAAAAAg AAATGGCAACAATACCAGGCATAGACCTTGATGAATGGATTCTTGTAAATATTAACCATCATAACTATTACCGTGTTAACTATGATACCAAGAACTGGGAGATGTTAAGCAACCAGCTAACTACCAATCATACA GTGTTACCCCAGAGTACAAGATCTGCCATCATAAACGATGCCTTTAACCTAGCAAGAGCAGGTGAAGTGAGTCAGGTGACAGCCTTAGATCTTACTAAGTACCTAACTAACGAGATGGACTACATACCTTGGACAACTGTTAGTGATGTCATGGGATACATAGACTTGATGCTCTGTCGCTCTAAAGCTTACGGTGATTTTAAG AAATATATGGGAAAACAAGTTACACCATTTTATGATTACGTTGGCTGGGATGCTGCAGGCTTGCCGCATGTGGCGCA ATTAAGTCAGGCTACAGCATTAAGCCTAGCATGTGGTTATGGCAATGAAGAATGCAAGAACATAGCTATAAATCTGTATGCTGAGTGGATGCAAAATTCTTCTAATAATGT aattCCAGTTAATTTAAAGTACACAGTGTACTGCACTGCTATTGCTGCTGGTGATCAGGAGGAATGGTATTTTGCTTGGAACCAATTCCAGACATCGCTGGTATCATCCGAACGATCTACCTTGCTTGGTGCTTTGGCATGCAGCCAAGAACCTTGGATTCTTAACAC GTATCTTAATTATTGTTTGGACCCTGATAAGATTAAATCACAAGACGTTACATCCGTAGTATCATCAGTAGCTGGAAACACAATAGGAAGCTCATTAGCGTGGGACTTCTTTCAAGCAAATTGGGACTTTTTTAGAAAAAC atatggagataatgtatttaatttggCTTCCATGGTAACAAGTGTAACAACTCATTTCAATACAGATTTTGAATTAAATGAG CTTGAAGAATTTATGAAGGAAAATCCCGACCAGGGAACAGCAGCAAATGCCTTTTCAAAATCAGTATCACAAACTAAAGCAAATATACGTTGGATGAATAGTTACTTAGAAGAGGTGTTTGACTGGCTGCAAACTATTTAA
- the LOC140054298 gene encoding uncharacterized protein, with protein MNVPSMTKETEHRAKMDTIGEQNCGAKFKDKEYDFYIISDDVEWEDKLLQDLSKEKPDVKCLSRRDRTLCKFKMENLTEPIQRCKKVVIGFTSISETFNPEFVAVTVVQNMLESKNLGRVQLIPVKITKDAVIPKCLDTLTVANNWEKGFCQKLIATLPQQENSLVRFKTHGQLQAQDSNHDFYIISDNVEWEDKVLQGLLKVNPDVKCLSRKDWQLSKLKIDNLIEPVQRCKKVVVGFTPQSLTCCPELVAATAVMAKIGNSILGKLIPVKVTEDSKIPLFLKPLSLANISNGWDKDFCNKLQSTTTVQHEETVTEYVRKQILTDNGKKTTSSTMNKILNDLIPNGYYDFYYDDDQDHFDDKQYLNDDQDLYDFDNQDYFDDNQGHCDFDNQDHFDDNQGHCDFDNQGHFDDNQGHCDFDNQDHFDDNQGHCDFDNQDHFDDNQGHCDFDNQDHFDDNQGHCDFDNQDHFDDNQGHCDFDNQDHFDDNQGHCDFDNQDHFDDNQGHCDFDNQDHFDDNQGHCDFDNQDHFDDNQGHCDFDNQDHFDDNQGHCDFDNQDHFDDNQDHYDFGNQDHFDDNQDHYDFDNQDHFDDNQDHYDFGNEE; from the exons ATGAATGTTCCAAGTATGACTAAAGAGACAGAACATCGAGCAAAAATGGATACCATTGGAGAACAAAATTGTGGTGCAAAATTTAAAG ataaaGAATACGATTTCTACATAATAAGTGATGATGTTGAGTGGGAAGACAAATTATTGCAAGATCTTTCAAAAGAAAAACCTGATGTTAAGTGTCTCAGCAGAAGGGACAGGACACTTTGTAAATTCAAAATGGAGAATTTGACTGAACCAATACAGAGGTGTAAGAAAGTTGTAATAGGATTTACATCAATCTCGGAAACTTTTAACCCAGAGTTTGTCGCAGTAACAGTTGTTCAGAATATGTTGGAAAGCAAAAATCTAGGTCGCGTACAATTGATTCCTGTCAAAATAACAAAGGATGCTGTGATACCAAAATGTTTGGATACATTGACAGTAGCCAACAATTGGGAAAAAGGTTTTTGTCAGAAACTAATTGCTACTCTTCCTCAGCAAg AAAATAGTTTGGTTAGGTTTAAAACACATGGTCAACTTCAAGCCCAAG aTAGCAACCATGATTTCTACATCATAAGTGATAATGTTGAGTGGGAAGATAAAGTTTTGCAAGGTCTTCTAAAAGTCAATCCAGATGTTAAATGCCTCAGCAGAAAAGACTGGCAACTTAGCAAACTAAAAATAGACAATTTGATAGAACCTGTACAGAGGTGCAAGAAAGTTGTTGTAGGGTTTACACCCCAATCATTGACCTGCTGTCCAGAGCTTGTTGCAGCAACAGCTGTTATGGCAAAAATTGGTAATAGCATTCTAGGAAAGCTGATTCCTGTAAAAGTGACGGAAGACTCTAAGATACCCCTCTTTTTGAAACCATTATCCCTAGCTAATATCTCGAATGGTTGGGATAAAGATTTTTGCAACAAGTTGCAgtctactactacagtacagcATGAAG aAACTGTAACAGAATATGTGCGTAAGCAGATATTGACTGACAATGGCAAGAAGACTACGTCATCTACAATGAATAAAATCTTGAATGATCTAATTCCTAATGGTTATTATGACttttattatgatgatgatcaaGACCACTTTGATGACAAACAATACCTTAATGATGATCAAGACCTTTATGATTTTGATAATCAAGACTACTTTGATGATAATCAAGGCCATTGTGATTTTGATAATCAAGACCACTTTGATGATAATCAAGGCCATTGTGATTTTGATAATCAAGGCCACTTTGATGATAATCAAGGCCATTGTGATTTTGATAATCAAGACCACTTTGATGATAATCAAGGCCATTGTGATTTTGATAATCAAGACCACTTTGATGATAATCAAGGCCATTGTGATTTTGATAATCAAGACCACTTTGATGATAATCAAGGCCATTGTGATTTTGATAATCAAGACCACTTTGATGATAATCAAGGCCATTGTGATTTTGATAATCAAGACCACTTTGATGATAATCAAGGCCATTGTGATTTTGATAATCAAGACCACTTTGATGATAATCAAGGCCATTGTGATTTTGATAATCAAGACCACTTTGATGATAATCAAGGCCATTGTGATTTTGATAATCAAGACCACTTTGATGATAATCAAGGCCATTGTGATTTTGATAATCAAGACCACTTTGATGATAATCAAGGCCATTGTGATTTTGATAATCAAGACCACTTTGATGATAATCAAGACCATTATGATTTTGGTAATCAAGACCACTTTGATGATAATCAAGACCATTATGATTTTGATAATCAAGACCACTTTGATGATAATCAAGACCATTATGATTTTGGTAATGAAGAATGA